A single window of Methylacidimicrobium sp. AP8 DNA harbors:
- a CDS encoding energy transducer TonB — protein sequence MERNDVLGYLFSLLFHATILFVVGLFFIQRIEYGMQSGAAATEVDLAEPPAPEPAPPPEPLPPPPPPPAPEEMALPAPEAKPTPPPPVTKPRTAPKKASASVGAPAPSSAGKPTQMAVPDYLRNPKPAYPAAERAAGHQGRVILRVHVSADGRPESVSILQSSGYSGLDQAALEAVRHWRFRPARVGPIPIPINADVPVNFVLNKK from the coding sequence ATGGAAAGAAACGACGTTTTAGGATACCTCTTCTCGCTTCTCTTTCACGCCACGATCCTGTTTGTCGTCGGCCTGTTCTTCATCCAGCGGATCGAGTACGGGATGCAGTCGGGAGCGGCGGCGACGGAGGTGGATCTGGCCGAACCGCCGGCGCCCGAGCCGGCTCCGCCGCCGGAGCCTCTCCCTCCGCCTCCTCCGCCGCCGGCTCCGGAGGAAATGGCCCTTCCGGCACCGGAAGCCAAGCCGACTCCGCCTCCTCCCGTTACCAAACCGCGGACGGCGCCGAAGAAAGCGTCGGCTTCCGTCGGAGCTCCTGCTCCTTCCTCGGCGGGCAAGCCTACGCAGATGGCGGTCCCCGATTACCTGAGGAATCCGAAGCCGGCGTACCCGGCAGCCGAACGTGCGGCGGGCCACCAGGGTCGGGTGATCCTGCGGGTGCACGTTTCCGCGGACGGCAGGCCCGAGTCGGTGAGCATTCTCCAAAGCTCGGGGTACAGCGGTCTCGATCAGGCTGCCCTCGAGGCCGTCCGCCATTGGCGATTCCGCCCGGCGCGGGTGGGACCGATCCCGATTCCGATCAATGCCGACGTGCCCGTGAACTTCGTTCTCAACAAAAAGTAG
- a CDS encoding biopolymer transporter ExbD produces the protein MRVVLPDRHRPRLEIIPFIDVMFFLLATFMIVSLSMTKNEAISIRLPQGTTTVVQNPNDQLIVTVRADGDYSFGKEKVPAAEMAKRLAALKAANPDPKVFVTGEPEAPFERVIQVIDEGRKLGISRIAIQTTKPKPVAAGAGAASQPKAPAPAGTVAPQPQPGQALHN, from the coding sequence ATGCGCGTCGTTCTTCCGGATCGTCATCGGCCGAGGCTGGAGATCATCCCGTTCATCGACGTGATGTTCTTTCTCTTGGCCACCTTTATGATCGTCTCGCTCTCGATGACAAAAAACGAAGCCATATCGATCCGCCTGCCCCAGGGGACGACCACGGTGGTGCAGAACCCCAACGATCAGCTGATCGTCACGGTCCGCGCCGACGGGGACTACAGCTTCGGCAAGGAAAAGGTGCCCGCCGCGGAGATGGCCAAGCGGCTGGCGGCGCTGAAGGCTGCGAATCCCGACCCGAAGGTTTTCGTCACGGGGGAACCGGAGGCGCCTTTTGAACGGGTCATCCAAGTCATCGACGAAGGGCGAAAGCTGGGAATCAGCCGGATCGCCATTCAGACGACCAAGCCGAAGCCGGTGGCGGCCGGAGCCGGAGCTGCGTCGCAACCGAAAGCGCCGGCGCCGGCGGGCACGGTCGCGCCGCAGCCCCAGCCGGGGCAGGCCCTACATAACTAG
- a CDS encoding MotA/TolQ/ExbB proton channel family protein yields the protein MELFFKGGPIMWPILVLSGITAAVLVERAAFLLRMSLDRDPKAVRAVFELVERGALDEALATAARSKDLVVQVLGEGLRHRNNSLSEALAESASQQIHRFHRGLVVLDTAVTLGPLLGLLGTVTGMMRAFSLVGGGELAGKQAAITGGVAESLIAVCFGLGVAIVAIVPLNFLNARAERVRREIEASATRLEMMLARNRSDAEAMMVDRVA from the coding sequence ATGGAGCTTTTCTTTAAGGGCGGACCGATCATGTGGCCGATCTTGGTCCTGTCGGGGATCACGGCGGCCGTTCTGGTGGAAAGGGCCGCCTTTCTCCTGCGAATGAGCCTGGACAGAGATCCGAAGGCGGTGCGGGCCGTGTTCGAGCTGGTGGAACGGGGTGCTCTTGACGAGGCCTTGGCCACGGCGGCGCGGTCCAAGGACTTGGTCGTGCAGGTTTTAGGAGAGGGCCTCCGGCACCGGAACAACTCGCTGAGCGAGGCTCTGGCGGAAAGCGCAAGTCAGCAGATCCATCGCTTCCACCGCGGGCTGGTGGTGCTCGATACGGCCGTCACTCTGGGGCCGCTGCTCGGCCTTCTGGGCACGGTCACCGGAATGATGCGGGCGTTTAGTCTGGTGGGCGGAGGCGAGCTTGCGGGAAAGCAGGCGGCGATTACTGGCGGGGTTGCCGAATCGCTCATCGCGGTCTGCTTCGGCTTGGGTGTCGCCATCGTCGCAATCGTTCCGCTCAACTTTCTCAACGCCCGGGCGGAGCGGGTCCGCCGTGAGATCGAGGCCTCCGCGACACGCCTGGAAATGATGCTCGCCCGGAACCGGTCCGACGCCGAAGCCATGATGGTCGATCGGGTCGCCTGA
- a CDS encoding HAD family hydrolase: MSLRLVCTDFDGTLLPAGEEADRSVCAEFFSRLERLKQEKGVIWVINTGRPWESLCRELERLRFPYWPDWVVLGEREVYRIERRLPIPHRAWNERCSALHRELFAATAAFWEGMRHFLRNETRAVYDHAEWSPLEILASDAAEADRIHEKILDWMAPFPELSVQRNFEGFRFSHREIHKGSALQAVQAQIGVEAAATLAAGDHHNDLPMLDRRYAAFLTCPANAIPEVKERVRSQGGFLASLPASAGVAQALSQFEA, from the coding sequence ATGAGCCTGCGCCTTGTCTGCACCGATTTCGACGGAACCCTGCTCCCCGCCGGGGAGGAAGCCGATCGATCCGTCTGCGCCGAGTTTTTCTCGCGGCTCGAACGTCTCAAGCAGGAGAAAGGAGTCATCTGGGTCATCAATACCGGACGTCCCTGGGAGAGCCTGTGTCGAGAACTCGAGCGGCTGCGTTTTCCCTACTGGCCCGACTGGGTCGTGCTCGGCGAGCGGGAGGTCTACCGCATCGAGCGCCGGCTCCCTATCCCCCACCGCGCCTGGAACGAGCGCTGCTCCGCCCTCCACCGCGAGCTCTTTGCCGCCACGGCCGCCTTCTGGGAAGGGATGCGCCACTTTCTCCGGAACGAGACGCGCGCGGTGTATGACCATGCGGAATGGTCTCCCTTGGAAATCTTGGCCTCCGATGCCGCGGAAGCGGACCGGATTCACGAGAAGATTCTCGATTGGATGGCCCCTTTCCCCGAACTGTCCGTGCAGCGCAACTTCGAAGGATTCCGCTTTTCTCACCGGGAAATACACAAGGGAAGCGCCCTGCAAGCGGTCCAAGCGCAGATCGGGGTGGAGGCGGCCGCGACGCTCGCCGCCGGGGATCATCACAACGACTTGCCGATGCTCGATCGCCGTTACGCGGCTTTCTTGACCTGTCCGGCAAACGCCATCCCAGAAGTCAAGGAGCGCGTCCGCAGCCAGGGCGGATTCCTCGCCAGCCTGCCCGCCTCGGCCGGGGTCGCCCAAGCGCTCTCGCAATTCGAAGCTTGA
- a CDS encoding glycosyltransferase family 4 protein: MKRPRVAVVSLGYGEAGGAELLASEVADRLAESEEFEIHVLAHRWKERTGKIVYHRIDLRKWPRTLQKQALSLAVRRIAARERFDLIHSHELIDLADVVTFGAPVALWPRLRAGGRAGFRTLLERKIERRLLFSGRLRWVLANSNQSVRWLMAEYPELARRPVRVKTLYPGVDPRRFAPPDPAEREAARAELAARFGWPAYDPVGLFVGNGWEHKGLGSALEAMGILRRNGHPVRLLVMGSERNKGKWPSAMRAAGLRGADVAFLGNVEEGRERFFRAADFLLLLSRFESFGMVVLEAVASGLPVIVSGRVPAREIVPEGAGTVIEDPMDGAAASRAIEEWLGKPGARDLLAAGAVQTARAHSWDAVAAATAAVYRDCLEQKIG; the protein is encoded by the coding sequence ATGAAGCGGCCGCGCGTCGCCGTCGTCAGCCTCGGTTATGGGGAGGCCGGAGGCGCCGAGCTCCTCGCGAGCGAGGTTGCCGATCGGCTCGCCGAATCGGAGGAATTCGAGATTCATGTCCTGGCGCACCGCTGGAAGGAGAGGACGGGGAAGATCGTCTACCACCGCATTGACCTCCGAAAATGGCCCCGGACGCTGCAGAAGCAGGCGCTCTCCCTTGCGGTCCGCCGGATCGCGGCTCGGGAGCGCTTCGATCTGATCCATAGCCACGAGTTGATCGATCTTGCCGACGTTGTCACCTTCGGGGCTCCGGTCGCGCTCTGGCCGCGCCTGCGGGCCGGGGGCCGGGCCGGATTCCGAACACTCCTCGAGCGCAAGATCGAAAGACGCCTGCTTTTTTCGGGTCGGCTCCGCTGGGTTCTGGCCAACTCGAACCAATCGGTCCGCTGGCTCATGGCCGAGTATCCCGAGCTGGCGCGCCGGCCGGTCAGAGTGAAGACTCTCTACCCCGGAGTCGATCCTCGCCGCTTCGCTCCTCCGGACCCGGCAGAAAGGGAGGCTGCGCGCGCGGAGCTTGCCGCCCGGTTCGGCTGGCCGGCATACGATCCGGTCGGGCTCTTCGTGGGGAACGGCTGGGAGCACAAGGGCCTTGGCAGCGCCCTGGAAGCGATGGGAATCCTGCGGAGAAACGGACATCCGGTGAGGCTTCTCGTGATGGGCAGCGAACGGAACAAAGGAAAATGGCCGTCCGCGATGCGGGCGGCCGGGCTGCGCGGAGCGGATGTCGCCTTTCTGGGAAACGTCGAGGAAGGAAGGGAGCGGTTTTTCCGAGCCGCCGACTTTCTTCTTCTTCTTTCGCGCTTCGAAAGTTTCGGCATGGTCGTTCTGGAAGCCGTGGCTTCGGGGCTGCCCGTCATTGTGAGCGGCCGGGTCCCCGCCAGGGAGATTGTTCCCGAAGGAGCGGGCACCGTCATCGAGGATCCGATGGACGGGGCGGCGGCGAGCCGGGCGATCGAAGAGTGGCTGGGGAAACCCGGAGCGCGGGATCTTCTGGCCGCCGGAGCGGTGCAGACCGCCCGCGCCCATTCCTGGGATGCGGTCGCCGCGGCGACGGCGGCCGTCTACCGGGATTGCCTGGAACAGAAGATCGGATAG
- a CDS encoding bifunctional 2-polyprenyl-6-hydroxyphenol methylase/3-demethylubiquinol 3-O-methyltransferase UbiG translates to MSTEAIYRAVLPLLRSHLPADGRHLDVGSGSGELIRRLRAGWQGTSFGCDYTSEWMRLPGQKVEVVDLDKAPLPYPDSFFDAVSCTEVIEHLEDYRRLLREIFRVLRPGGLLVLSTPNILNLKSRLRFLWFGFWNLFGPLSFSRKIRVDTDGHITPVHYFYLVHALQEAGFVDIGVSVDRWQRSSLLSLVILYGPLRLFGGAAFRREKGRFGTVSPENEAYVKAVNSVPLLLGRTCIIRAKKPLSPGREGAGEVAPE, encoded by the coding sequence GTGAGCACCGAGGCCATCTACCGAGCGGTGCTCCCTCTGCTGCGCTCCCACCTCCCGGCGGACGGGCGCCATCTGGATGTGGGGAGCGGCTCGGGAGAGCTCATCCGGCGGCTGCGGGCCGGATGGCAGGGGACGAGCTTCGGCTGCGACTACACCTCTGAATGGATGCGGCTTCCCGGCCAAAAGGTCGAAGTGGTCGATCTCGACAAGGCGCCGCTGCCCTACCCGGACTCTTTCTTCGATGCGGTGAGCTGCACCGAGGTGATCGAGCACCTCGAGGACTATCGCAGGCTGCTCCGGGAGATCTTTCGGGTGCTTCGGCCGGGAGGTCTCCTCGTCCTTTCGACTCCGAACATCCTCAACCTCAAATCCCGTCTCCGGTTTCTCTGGTTCGGCTTCTGGAATCTTTTCGGACCGCTCTCCTTCTCCCGCAAGATCCGCGTCGACACCGACGGCCATATCACCCCCGTCCACTATTTTTATCTCGTCCACGCGCTGCAGGAAGCGGGGTTCGTCGACATCGGAGTTTCCGTCGATCGTTGGCAGCGCTCCTCGCTTCTCTCCTTGGTTATCCTTTACGGGCCGCTCCGGCTCTTCGGCGGAGCCGCCTTTCGGCGCGAGAAGGGGCGCTTCGGCACCGTTTCCCCGGAGAACGAGGCGTACGTGAAGGCCGTCAACTCCGTTCCGCTGCTCCTGGGTCGAACCTGCATCATCCGGGCGAAGAAGCCGTTGTCGCCCGGCCGGGAAGGAGCAGGGGAGGTGGCTCCGGAATGA
- a CDS encoding bifunctional 2-polyprenyl-6-hydroxyphenol methylase/3-demethylubiquinol 3-O-methyltransferase UbiG, which produces MDKPAHPFPGRSPAPRARPEIHRKVGELVRRLNLPSGARALDAPLGPGAMAEWLRQEGFTVWGADIDLAQSDGIHPAIRRERADLNGVLPFPDRFFDLVVSLEGIEHLENPFQFLRELSRICRPGGYLLLSTPNICNLEERLNFLVRGAFYRYIPAPEYAEHGSGFDHQNLMTWIEIRQLLDWNGFAVQGLFRDKLKWRQLVFLGPLGVILWGFGRLQTRERREKYRWQETESGPVLFGGSTLIVLARREGERAQ; this is translated from the coding sequence ATGGATAAACCGGCTCATCCGTTTCCGGGAAGGTCGCCCGCGCCCCGAGCCAGGCCGGAAATCCACCGGAAGGTAGGCGAGCTGGTGCGCCGGTTGAACCTGCCGAGCGGCGCTCGGGCGCTCGACGCCCCGCTAGGGCCGGGAGCGATGGCAGAGTGGTTGCGCCAAGAAGGGTTCACCGTTTGGGGTGCCGACATCGATCTGGCGCAATCCGACGGCATCCATCCGGCGATCAGGCGAGAGCGCGCCGATCTCAACGGGGTTCTGCCGTTTCCGGACCGATTCTTCGACTTGGTCGTTTCCCTCGAGGGGATCGAGCATCTGGAAAATCCGTTTCAGTTTCTCCGGGAGCTGAGCCGCATCTGCCGCCCGGGTGGATACCTTCTGCTGTCCACCCCGAACATTTGCAATCTGGAGGAGCGGCTGAACTTCCTGGTTCGCGGCGCCTTTTATCGCTATATCCCGGCTCCGGAGTATGCGGAGCACGGGAGCGGATTCGATCATCAGAACCTCATGACCTGGATAGAGATCCGCCAGCTGCTCGATTGGAACGGCTTTGCCGTCCAGGGTCTGTTTCGCGACAAGCTCAAGTGGAGGCAGCTGGTTTTCCTCGGCCCGCTCGGCGTGATCCTCTGGGGTTTCGGCAGGCTCCAAACCCGGGAGCGGCGGGAGAAATATCGTTGGCAGGAAACGGAGTCGGGGCCGGTGCTCTTCGGGGGGAGCACCTTGATCGTGCTGGCAAGACGGGAAGGAGAGCGGGCGCAGTGA